The Aspergillus oryzae RIB40 DNA, chromosome 5 genome segment ATCGGTGTGTTGCCACCGGACTCCAAAGCAAAGCCAGCCCAAACACCCAGGACAGGGGTAAGCCCCATATCCTCGCACCAGTAAAAGTACTCATCAAGGCCTAATTAGCCGGTTAGGTTCGGTCTAGTAGAATATTTGAGGTGCACTTACCCAGCCCGTCTGTGTTGTAGTATGACCAGTCGCCTTGGCGTCCGGGACGGTTTTCCACGGGACCGATCGTTTCATTCCACTTCCATCTCCTGGCTTCGCTTGCTCCCTCACTGGATCTGTCAGTTCGTGTCCATCCAGAGTACCTGATCCAGGAATATGAAGACTCACAGATTGTTACCTCCAGGGAATCGCAAGAAAGATCCCTTCATGTCTGCCAATGGCTGAGCCACCTGAGGCTTGAGCCCATTAGACCTACAAACGATGTCAGTACCACTCATCTCGGTACAGGAAAGCTCATACTAACCGTGACTTGTAAGTCTGAGGGAAAAGCTCAAAGAGCCCAAAGTTCAATGAGGAACCACCAACCGACGCTCCGTCAACGGTGAGCTCATAGAGAACAGCACCATCAGGAGCCTTCTTGGTAGGAATCTTTGCCAAAACTTTGGTGAAGTTGCTTGAGTTCGAGGATTGCGAGATCTTCGTCGAGCCATACTCGGTACCAGTGTTGTTGCCCACCAGTCGAACCGTGATGTCGCCGGAGAAGTTGCCCTTGATCCAGAACGTGTTCAAGAACTCGCTTCCATCTACCGGGACTCCCCAGTAACCTTCGTTGGTGAATCCAACAGCACCGGAAGCACCCTGTTTGACGTCGAGCTTTAAACTATGCGGGATCGCCTCGGTCAAGGGATTCTGTGCGTCAACGGCGATGGTGGCATCGCCAACGGCAGCCCACGCAGTTAGGCCAGGCTTGCTTCCCTGCAGGCCATTATTGCGCAGCAACTGTCCGTAAATACCTCCGTCCCCAGAGTGGTTGATATCCTGATTTTTCTATTAGTTATGAGGTCCACTGTCCGGTGTGCCAGGGTCGCATACTTCGAACATGAAGCCATACAAGATAGGGCTAGACGAGTTTCCTTTCTCTGTGGAAACTTCAAGAGAAACACCATACACATTCTGAAccagagaaaacagaaagggAAGGGCACTGAGCCCCGAAAGAGTTGATAACGCCACCATTTTGCAATTTCTGATGTGATACCTGAGACTGGGAGCATCATTAGACGGTCATACTCCATGATTTTATATTCGCGCTTGAAGAGATAATTAACCGTCCTCGGGTGTCGAAAACTGGAGAACAAGGCAGGATGCCGTGCGGGAGTGAAAAGGGCATTCAACCGAGAGTGGAGAGAGTATGGAGAATGCGGAGTGCCCGATCATACTGTGGTGTGCGATACCCACACAGAAGCATGCAGTGCGACATTCTACAATGACAGCCAAGGCTATCGCGCTCTGAAGTCTCAGTCACAATACCTGTTTTAGCAACCCTTTGGGCCCTCTAGTTTCTCAGCATAGCCCATCGCCGTATCCGGATCGTATCCCAGGTATATCAATAGCTCCTGGATGGACTACGTATAGTGGACCATACGACATGTCGATCTTTGTCTATTTACAGTGAGACAACGAGTTATTTCAGGTACCTAAAGATTCCAGAGCCAGGTACCACTGTAAAACCTCGGAGAAACATAACTTACACCCTCTGTGGTACAAGGAACCTCGCGCCCACCGCCACCCTAATTTCTTAGGACGAACCAAGCTTTATGGCTGCCATTATACCACTGCCCAGCAATTTCTTGTACTGAGAAGGCGTCGGGTGGGCCGCATAAGGTACTCCAAGGGTCTccaagatgatgaaaatatcaGGCATCAAGTCAATTCTGTGGTACTCCACTATCGCGACCACAGATCATATGAAGCAAAGCACCGATCTTGGCACAACCCACAGGCGATTGGCTCGGCCCCTTTCGGACCAAAAATGGTCACAGCTTAGGGCCGGAGAATAATATCATTAGTTCCTGAGTCCATGCACGATGATGTCGGTTTTGCATTCCCCCTCTTTGTTCGTCTCCGCATGGGTTCTGCAGGGCGACGCTCAGGGCAAAACCCCGGCGGGGACGGGGTACCCTGTCGATCATCTCGCGGAACTACGAGTCGCGTGTCTTGAGAGTCTCGCTCGGCTATTGAAAAGCGCATGTTGGCTGACGTTATGCAGGAACTGAACCTACACTGAAGTGTCTTAATTGGTCAATCTGTATTTCTCGTGGCTATTAGCCGGCCGAGTCAGGGGTGAAAGAGGGGAGCGACAGGCATCAAAGCCATCGTGCAGGGCCTGCAACATGTTGCATGCGGTATCAGTGGAAGGCGAACTTCGCGTGGCGCATCCCTGGGGAAACTTATTAGCATGCTAACGAGACTTTAGGATCCTGCTGGGTTAATATGGGCTGTCAGCTCCAGAGAGAAGTAACACATATCATTCGCGAACGATGtacaaagatatatattggtCCCAGGTGCTGCACATCATTAATAACTACTGGTTGACTTTATATCAAATCTAAAGTAGCATAAATAGCGGATATAGAGTACTTGATGGCAGTGATACGATAATTTTGTAATGAATTATGAATAGGTGTCAGATCATTGTTCAGTAGATGAGCACAGAGGACGGCCAAGGGTTGCCTGAGGAActctttgttctttattgTTTTTGTAATATATCTCAAAATAAGATACTGACTTTCAACAAGTCCTCGATGGTCtaacggtcatgatttccgcttgtcaTCTCATACGAGAACAAgcgcgggagacctgggttcgactcccagtcggggagattttttttcttttggttcgACTATCATATAATATAAGTTGCTAGCTATATACCACTTCCTGTATGTATATTTTgccttgtccttttctttctttcgccaTGACTTTCTGGTTTTTTTTTGATAAAGGGACAGAGCATATGCACTTGTCACTTTAAGGTACTATATAAATCGTCTAACACCTCTTTATCTACTCTATGTCTTCTCACGACCTTTGTCGTGGAGCATCACATCCGTCTTggcaatttcttttctactgcTGGGAGCTAATCAGTTTCCTCTGTATAACTCATGAATAACTGTTACTAGACATACACCCCGCTAGTATGGACGCTTCATACATTAGAATAGGAGGATATGGTCAAAGCAAAGCTCACATACCAAAGAGATTCATAGAACAACAATGCATAGTAGTCACACGGTCCACACAAACTATCTTGCATTCCATTTTCATCTCTCttaagagaaaaaggaaaaagaacaaaagaaacctcACAACAAATAgaatcatgaatcatgatcaccaccaccgccgaggATCACGCCTAATCGTAGAATAACAGCCCTCCAGCTGCTCGAACAGCATGTCCATTACACTCACTGGCTCACCTTCGACCCAGGATAATTGGCGAGGATTGTATTCAGGATCATACACCATCAAGTCACACTTTTCACCTGCATCAGAAACCGACCCGTCATTGAGCAAGATTACAGGGTATACTGGGCGATGTAAAACGGTAGAAGAGAACTTCCGTATGCCGTAGAGTACTCTGGCCTCATAAGATCCCATCGCATCGGCAAGATGTTGCATCCGTAATTCCTCAACCGGCGTAGTCTCCACCACGTCATTGTCGTCCTCTGAGTGCGCGTGGCGTATTTTGATAAACGACACGGGCGGCTGCTGTGGCAGCATCCTGCGCCAGCTGGCCTCTGGACGAAGCAAACAAGGTTCCGCCGTGTGTGCAGCGAACTGGAAAAGAATTTCACTAACAAATGGGTTCTTGATCCTTGGATGATGCAGGTTCATGGAcgggttgaagaagagcgcgCTCTGGATACGAGGCGACCACTTGATGACCTTGTGCCATTTGTGACACACGAGCTGAGCGGAGGTTAACAGGGTTCGTGTATGTGTTTCCAAGAGGATTTGCCCAAGAATCTCGATCAGGTGAAAGATCATGTGTGGCTCATTTTCCTGCTCCATGGTTATTCTTCTGCGAGGAATGAGTGGTTGTTCATAAAGTTCAGGTGTTAACAGATGCTGCTGAGAATGTGGAAAAGGGTTGGCCCTAGCTGCCAGCGGATGTGGACATGGCATAGCCATAGTGAAGATGTTTCCCAGGCGATAGGTTTGTGATGATGTGCCTTTCAACAACTACATTGTTACCTAGTATTTATATGGCACGCGAGCTCTGAATAGCATGAACAAAAGTAGGGTTGCACAAGAAAGACTTTCACGTCTACCCTGTCCAAATAACAGATATGTGCATCAATTCCCATCCTGTTATATCACCATGAGAACTTAAGTATCCGCTTGACAATATAGACTAACAGACAATAACCTCCAGATCATCTTCCTGAAAGGTACAAGGCTGCAATTTTCAGAAATATCCTCTCAAATTGAAGCACTAATAGGTCACTGTGCGAAACGTCCGTCTCTCATGTTTTATCTAGGATCATATTTGTCACGATATAGTGAAAATAAAACatacagagaaagatatttCCCTTGTATTATTCTAATAATTAGTAGTTGGGGCCTCTATCATTAACTAAGTCGTAAGAATACATGTTGAATGTGAAATGTTAATGTCAAGTCACTCAAGGTTCATCAGGCGCGTGATTCTGGATGATAGTCCAGATCATCTGCATGCTCCTGTATTTGCGGCAATTTCGGCGGCAAATCTCTTTCAGGATCGTCTTGTATGTCCTTGTTGATGGGATCTGCTGAAGCCGGATTTGGCTCCCTCACTAGGCAGGAGGCATACGTGGTGAACGGTACGCTGAGCCAGAACACCACGAAGGCGACGATCAGGTTAGCCATGAGGGAGACGTTTGAGCTGGCGCCAATGCCGAATGCGATGGCAAAGCCTAGACTCTCGAATGATCGAAGAATTCCGGTGGTGTATGCGAGAACATCGACGTGGATATCATATGTTCCCAGAATCCAGTATGTCCATACCACTGATGCTTGGCTTCCGACGCTGAACCATCCAGTACGTTAGTAAAGAGTCCCTGTCTCCACAAGAAGATGCACATACCCAAATAGACAATACGCGGCGATCGCCTTTCCGTATCCCGGGTCATAGATATCCAAGGATGGGGTAGGACTTTGCTTCTGCAGGTCCGTCTGCATGACAAAATTCAAAACCCATTGCGGGATAAACACAGCGACCATCGTCAGCCAGCCAGCAAGCGCCGTTCCCCGCCTCGTTTTGAAGATCTTATTCGAATCCAACAGCCAGCCCCAAAGCACCGTAGCGACAATCCCAACCAAGGTTTGGACAAATCCCGCGAGTGTCCGGCCTCGGACCGAGAAGTACTGCGTCAGATAGTTTCCCTGGTATGTTTGACTCCACCGCACAGTCATGAAGATCGGAATCAGAAGCAGCATGTACTTCTGCTTTGTCGCTCTCCAAAACCCCTTCAGTCCTTCCTTGAGTGAGATACGATTTTCGTCGGAGCTGAAGGTCGGTTTGGTTCCGTCTTTGCGGATCAGCTTGTGCGCGGGAGCGACGGTTAACGCGAGAGGGAGACCGCCGCAGCTGAGGCCGATGAGAACGAGGTACGTCTTAGGGCTGATACTGCCCTTGCTGGATGCGTCTATGTTGAGCGCGAGTTGAACAGCGTTTCCAATGACCGATCCGAGCTTGTTCAGGGCCATCCAGATACCGACTATCAGCCTAGTGAGCAACTGTGTGTCTTGCTGGAAGTCGCGATTATAGAGAGATAGCACTTACTGTAGGTACCGCGGTTTTCAGGCTCGGGGTAACCGACAGCAATAGCAGCCTCCGAGACCCATAGTGCGGCTGCCTACATACGAATTAGCATTTATACTTCTCCTCTAACCAGCCAGAACGATATAGTAGCATACCGAGAAACCACAAGTCACCGACCCAAGGAGCAAAAACCATTGGGTTCCGTAAACACTA includes the following:
- a CDS encoding uncharacterized protein (alpha-L-arabinofuranosidase), producing MVALSTLSGLSALPFLFSLVQNVYGVSLEVSTEKGNSSSPILYGFMFEDINHSGDGGIYGQLLRNNGLQGSKPGLTAWAAVGDATIAVDAQNPLTEAIPHSLKLDVKQGASGAVGFTNEGYWGVPVDGSEFLNTFWIKGNFSGDITVRLVGNNTGTEYGSTKISQSSNSSNFTKVLAKIPTKKAPDGAVLYELTVDGASVGGSSLNFGLFELFPQTYKSRSNGLKPQVAQPLADMKGSFLRFPGGNNLEGASEARRWKWNETIGPVENRPGRQGDWSYYNTDGLGLDEYFYWCEDMGLTPVLGVWAGFALESGGNTPITGDALKPYIDDYVLGDASTKYGSLRASYGRKEPWKLTMVEIGNEDMLGGGCESYVERFTAFSDAIHAAYPDLTIIASTDQSSCLPSKLPEGAWVDYHNYNTADNLVKQFSQFDNKDRSVPYFIGEYSCQQDNAWPFMQGSVAEAVYMIGIERNSDVVKMAAYAPLLQLPNLIAFTQNPSTVIETTSYYVQQMFSVNRGDTIHNVTSDSAFGPVYWVASSADDKYYVKLANYGADTQEITVTISGKTGGKLTVLADSDPKAFNSDTQTLVTPSESDMKATNGKFTFTLPAWSVGVLAAH
- a CDS encoding uncharacterized protein (predicted protein), whose amino-acid sequence is MAMPCPHPLAARANPFPHSQQHLLTPELYEQPLIPRRRITMEQENEPHMIFHLIEILGQILLETHTRTLLTSAQLVCHKWHKVIKWSPRIQSALFFNPSMNLHHPRIKNPFVSEILFQFAAHTAEPCLLRPEASWRRMLPQQPPVSFIKIRHAHSEDDNDVVETTPVEELRMQHLADAMGSYEARVLYGIRKFSSTVLHRPVYPVILLNDGSVSDAGEKCDLMVYDPEYNPRQLSWVEGEPVSVMDMLFEQLEGCYSTIRRDPRRWW
- a CDS encoding uncharacterized protein (uncharacterized conserved protein), with protein sequence MAELWETLHRWYRGTLYQAIALGLISFTQPGIWDALNGLGAGGLATPYFVNASNVITYVIMIVTCPLFAIAGNRFSLKWVLVAGTIGYVPYFAALYCNSVYGTQWFLLLGSVTCGFSAAALWVSEAAIAVGYPEPENRGTYIGIWMALNKLGSVIGNAVQLALNIDASSKGSISPKTYLVLIGLSCGGLPLALTVAPAHKLIRKDGTKPTFSSDENRISLKEGLKGFWRATKQKYMLLLIPIFMTVRWSQTYQGNYLTQYFSVRGRTLAGFVQTLVGIVATVLWGWLLDSNKIFKTRRGTALAGWLTMVAVFIPQWVLNFVMQTDLQKQSPTPSLDIYDPGYGKAIAAYCLFGVGSQASVVWTYWILGTYDIHVDVLAYTTGILRSFESLGFAIAFGIGASSNVSLMANLIVAFVVFWLSVPFTTYASCLVREPNPASADPINKDIQDDPERDLPPKLPQIQEHADDLDYHPESRA